aattaggaggaatgaaaaaaataatctgagtatctccaagcgacggcaaacaacattgccttggttctgtccagctacgtagcatttgcagatttttaaatcttggtgcatgatagttgggacactaaACACTTTGTTCTGAACATATGTAAGAAGTGATAATCGTCAGTCAGTTATTTGTTTGTGCACATGATTAGCTGGCATCGATGATCTGAACGATCATCCTGCCATTTAGCTGTCGATCAACGATAAAAATACTTTTCCGGGAATTATTATCGCATTTTTACCGAAGTGTGCAAACGCTGATGCCGTACTTTTGTCAATTGCTATTAATTAAACAGTTTTTGAGACGGCCATAACCGATGCTCACTAAGAAGTGTAGTTAATCGTACAGGTCCGTAAATTAAGTCAATTGTTTTTGCGCACATTGTTAACGATTCGAAATGATTGCTCGATCTTATAATGACGTTAAGTTATACTTTATGAAGCTTAGATATGTTTTCTACGCTATCCTTACGAGGCTTATAGAGTTCCAGGCGAGTCAACGCACCTTATCCCTCTGAAGGTACCCTCTCAAACCTTTCTATAGTTAGGTTTGGGGGACGTCACAGAAAATTATTGACAAAAATGACGGTGTACAACGACACTGAGTAGACAAATGCATGCGGACCTCAGACATCCTTCACACCCAGCGGTTGTAGAAGATTGAGTAAGTTGTGTGGGCCTTGCGCGCAGGTTGCGGAGTTCCCACAACGCGTCACCACAGTGCCTTTGGAAGCGAAAATAACATTTGGTGGTACTTACTGCCTTGCAAGCAGAATGGCGACGCTATGCCAGGTGCCAAGTTCCTGCcgtgttctgttttttttttttttttttttttttttttgccgcagtaTGAAAAAATTCACCATGTAAGCCTTATTTGCCGTTTCTTATATGCCTGTGTCGTGCGCGCGTTCGCGGTTTTGTCATCTTTCCAGATGAGGTTGGCAGCCATGCAAGTTGTACGGCTCACACCGTGAGCGTCTGTTATTGTCTCTGTGGCTCTGTAGATAACAGCCGCCAGTCGTATTGAGAAAACCCACGAGCCACGCCATCACCACCAAACAAAACGCTTACGCAGTTTATAAAACGTCTATAGACTTTTCCTTTGATGACCGTAGGTCGCCTATGATCACCAGTGCTATTGTGGGCTCGCATGGTTTGTCGAATAATATCTACTATAAACCTTCTGCAGGTCAACAGTGTGGAAGTTTATAcatcacagttaaaaaaaaaagaaaggttctCATTTAGGTCCATATAAAGCACTACATATGCTTTGTAGAGGCAGAACAACAAGTCGATAAGATATAAAAGCGGTCTGTAAGAAGTCTGTAGACAATatacagtgttctttttttttttttttacttcgaacacTTCTTTAAAAAAAGCCAGCAAGACTTTCTCAAATTAAATCACTACAGATAAATGTTATGCCCAGACGGACATCATTTGCAAGGCAAACCAAAGTAATTAATTCACAAATGAAGCTAATTACAATAATTAACTCCATAGTTACAACCATTAGGGCACTTGTCTATATTGCAAAGTGGGAGGGAGGAGGAAATCTTTTTGAAAGTTTAGTTACGCGTTTCTACGTTTCAAAATGGTGACGTAGCCCAAAATATCTGCAAAAAAATTATTCGTTCAACTTACCGGATCACGAACGCGGCAACGCGAAGCGTGCCTCTCTGTACAAACTTTCTGTGACGGTGAAGCGTGGCATAAAATGAAGGTGCCGTGGCATTTTACTTTTTCCCGCGAGCTTTTTGCGATTGGTGCTTTTCGCAACTCTCGATAAGAAGCAcagacagtgggcctcttcgattatcagtctcTGACAGGCCCCGACTGTCCGATACGCTGCGCGCGCAACGCTCAATGGCTGAAAGCACTACCTCGGGCAGTCCGAGACTGTCAGGAACACATAATCAAAGAGGCCCACTGCAGCAGCAGGGGCGAGGCGGACCGCTTTATCGAACGATGTGGCGAAACTTCATTTTACGCCGCCCAACAACGTAACAGGGGAGTTGCACCGCAAGCACACTTCGCGGGGCGCGCACGTGCGTAATCAGGTAAAATGGACGAATTATATGACGCCAATTATATTGGCAGTCTACATAGCTGTATTGAAGTGTATAAACTAGTAATTAAACCTTTAAGACGATTCCCTTCAACTTTCTAACATAgacatgtgccgtaaagttttCAACTAAGAAAATAATAatgtaattaatttaattatgaaTGAATTGTGTTTGCTTTTCTGGCAAATGATGTCCGCGTATGCAGATAATTTATCTGTAGCGACATGATTCGGTTAAATTTGGCAGGCTATTCTATAAGTGTTCGAAGTAAACAGAAATAAATTTAAATGATACACTCGTGGTATAAGCCTGTGTAAGTTGAATTTATAAGAGCGCGCCACTGGTGACCCGTTCGTTTAACATGCTTCTATTGAAGTGCGTACCGGATCCGCACTGACCAAGGCGCCGTCCTCGGCCGCCTATACGAGATAAACGTCTGGTAGTCAAGTTATTCGCAAATTTATTTGTACGCAATATGCTTTCGTATGTGATCCGTGCGCGTATAGGGGATTTCTCAGGGAACTGGGACGCCCAGAACCTTGTACAGCGTGCGGTAGACGTCGCATCCTTCGCCGTGAAAATCCGATCCGATGCTGGCATTGACCGCACGCAGGAAGACATGCAGCGGTTGCTCCTTGGTGAACGTCGGCCACTCGCCGCCTCCCGGCACTGCAGGCTTCCTGCGAGACAAAGGCCAGCGCACTTCTATTTTCGCGTGCCACGCTCAGTGCTCCGAGCTCAAGGCCCAAGGTCAATGACCTTCAGTTAGGAGTTTGTCAGTTTAGTTACTAGTTCAAGCTAATCTACGAGCAAAACGTGTGAGTGGAAGAAGTTTTACGCCTGCACAGATGCTGAATACGCACGAGCGCTAAGATGGCCGATGAAGAGCTGTTTTAATTTGACGTTACGACCCCGGCTATGCAGACATAAGCAGACGAAGGTGCCCGCGGGTATTTCATCCTTGCCTTACGCGGAAAAGCTGAGTGGTTGCTTGTGTGTGTGAAAATATTTAGCTACCATTGTAACgcttgaaacgggaaatgtcaatttttattaaaaatatTATTAAAGTACGCAGCTGTGATTCTTTATTATGACTCATTTACGTCTGCGAGCAGCTACTCGCCCAAATTAAGGATGAAGCATTGTTATGAGCGAAGCAGACATGGACGAAACACATGTATACAGAGTTGTGCACGACGTAGAATAAATCGTTGGTTGTGTTGTGTTTGTGGCGTCATAGCTAGTTTAGGAATATTTTTGTCCCTTTTCTCACTTCTGTCTCTCTGCTAGTGTTCACACCCGATAACACGCTTTCATCTTATTATTATTTCATCTTATTGCCTTATATTTGAGACCTTTCGTAATAAATTATTGCTATTTACGTAAGCGAAATAGTGTATACGGAAGTATGTCGTGCGACATTATCCTCCATGCACATACATATGCACCGATCAGGACAACCTTTCCGGTAACATATGAGCGGTTCTTAATCGCGaccctccctgtctttctttttttttctctctgtctctctcttgaTCGCAGCGTGCCGTACGTCACTTAAATTGTATGTCAAAATTAATAAATCTTATTTTATTCATACAAGTAGAAGTTGCGAACAGTTAGCGGGAAATAATAAGGTGGCGGCACTCAATGCAAGCTTGCATCATATGCACGGATCGGCCCAAATAGTACGGCAAGCTGCTGCTGCCAGCTTGCTAAAGCCTGTATGGTGAAAACGAGTCGAACGTGTTTCACAATGCGAGATTTGGCGCAAGGAATTTTCGGTTCTGTGTCAGGGGCATAAATCCTGCGATTACACACAGAGATGCCGCAGGTCGCTGGCACTTAAGCATGTTCGCTAAAGTAACAGTATAGCAAGGAAGCTATCTATAGCTACAGCCACAACTGTGCAGCTTGTACACGTGGCCATAAACGGGCTGCGGACCGTTTGCTCTAATGGCATCATTATGCGCAATTAGGGACGACGTTGGCGACCACTTCCTCCGTTTTTGACCAGGGGCCTTTTGTTGGTACCGATAAAGTCGAGCAATAAGTTATCTGGCCGGCTTCAACTTACGTCCTGCTCTTACAAAAGCGAGTCCGCTCGCAACCGCAATTAAATGGAGCTGAAGACAGCCACATAGGCTTCCACATTCGCCAACATACCGGCTGATAATATGCAACGAAGCGGGACATATGTTGTGCACAGAATACTCAGGTTCGTGTCATGAACTTGCTGTTCGACCTACACGTGCGAACGGGCCCGCCAGAGAGATCTGTGCACAGCAAAACTTGTGCGAGTGTTCGTTCACGAGCCCGATAGCATCTCAAGCGCGGAGTCAAAGCTGGAATGGTTCCACGACCTCGCGGTGCCGAAGCGAGGCTCCGTTTCGGGTACGCCCGCGGCCTGTTTGGTGCGTTTCATCGGCGCCAAACAAACGGTGGCCTGCAGCGACTCCAACAAAAGAACGTGGAAACGATTGTTGAGCGCGTAACCGCGCGGTTTCTATTCCTGAGATGTTTTCTTCGAGAGTTCTGGACTTGCCTTTCCCGCGCCGTCAGCCATTggctggtgttttcgcattttctGACTCCGAAACAAGACCTTCGGCTGGTTTTCGAACAATGAGGAGAGGCTTGCAGGTGTTAAGTTCACGGCGGCCGTTACGTCTTTAGTGCTTCAGAGCCTCGGACTGAGCCAGGTTCACTGTTGTGCGCGGTAAGCCATACGTAAACTTTACGTCCCCGGCTGATTTACGGTGCGGCTAAGCAGGCGTCCAACAAACGCTTTCACACAAGCACGAACGTGATAAAACGCCTCGGGCAGTCGAGGTTCTGTGAAGCTTCCGTGGTTTCCCTGTGATGTACAACTTCACACGCCCGCGTCTGACAGGGTCGTCTGTTAACGTAAAACAGGCGCTAGCTTTGTTAAACAGAACGCTACCTActcaatttcttttcacttaacAATCAGACGGCTGTTATCTGGCTCTTATGTGTAAGCCGGGCAGAAGAATGACCGTGATAACTCAATATTTTTTAACTATTAGCAGACGTAAGGCAGCGTAATGGCACTGTCAGTCGCAAGAAAGGCAAGAAATACATGAAAACGGAAATGATTCAAGGTGCCACTCAAGTTTCGTGACGTTAAATTAGTCCTAATGTTATATGCTAACTTAAGGATAAAGCTTTCGGCGACACTGCTGCGATAGGTCTCCAGACTTTCGCCCCGTTATGTAGCCTTTGCTGTACAGAAGTCCACTGGCGTTGTAGCAGTAATTTGCTTCCAAAATACTATAGATTAGTCTAATCTTGAAGCCAAGAAGCCTTCGATGGCGCACAGCTCTCGCGCGAAAGCGGCATTAATTTGCTTATGGTTGTGACAAGCACATACAAGAAACGATTAACAAAAAGGGTGGAAAGTAGAAAATGTAGCTTGAGCGTACCCAGTGTCGACGTACGAGCCTATGACTTGCATGCAAACTCTGCTCTGCTCTCGATCCGCATCCGAGTAGCGCTCGGGAAAACGGAAAGGCATTCCGAACGTGAACTGGAGGTCCTCGAAATGCGTTGCACCCATCCAGGGTGGCCAAAGGCCGCGCTTGTATTGGTAGTCGAACACGTAGAAGTATACGGGACGGTTCGTCTTGGCGAATGCCTCGGAGTAGAATTTGGTCGGGCAGAAGATGACAAAGTCACCCAGGGTGTCCATCAGCGCTCGCAGGTTTCCTCTCCAGTCAGAGACCCCAGGTACACGGCGCAGATAGCTGCCGGTGATCATAGACTGCGTCGCCTTGGGCAAGAAGCCGAAGTAGTGGCGCGCTGCGAAGTCGGCTACCTCTTGTTTCCTCAGTTGGGGCCCCGACGAGATGTTGGCGAAGGATGGTCCCCAAAAGTAGACAAACATGCTACCTTCCTCTGTCATGCCTCCCGCAAGAATACTCTCCAGAGGAATGAAGAGGCCTCGGGCGATGGCATCCAGCTCCGGCAGCGGAAGGTAGTCGTCACCGTGGGAAGGAGTAAAGGTCACCAGCTCTGTGGAGAACTGGGTGTCTTCAGCATCGATTATCTTAGCGACGGGTGCCCTGCGGAGACATTCTATGACCTCCTCGGGATGTGTCTTCGACGACGGCTTCGACTGATCCAGGCAGCCAACGTACTTGGCGATTCGGTCGGTGTACGAGTGGCCCACGACATTCTGCGGCGGAACCAACCAGTAGTTGCTTCCGCTGGACATGATAGCACGACGAATGAGACCGGCGTTACGAGGTGCGACGAGCAGCGCACCGATTCCAATCGAGCCGGCGCTTTCGCCGTACACGGTCACTCGGCCAGGGTCGCCTCCGAACTGAGCGATGTTGTCCCGCACCCAGAGAAGGCCGAGGTGCTGGTCCCAGAGAGCGTAGTTGCCGCTGGATGAGCCAGGACCAGTGTAGAGAAATCCAAAAGAGCCGACTCTGAAGTTGATCGAAACGACTACGATATCGCCAACAGCAGCCAAGGCTTTACTGTCGTAAAGGGACGCCGAGGCAGTGCCTGTTCTGTAGCCCCCGCCGTGAATCCAGAAGAGTACTCCTAATGGTTTGGGTCTTCCCACGGGGCTCCACACGTTCAGGTAGAGGCAGTCCTCTTTGACTTGGTCTCGGTTTACCAGCCAGGGAACCGGAGGAAGAGAACCGTTGGCTTGAGCGCAAGGGCTTGCGAACTCTAGTGCGTCCAGAGTCGTGGGACGCCATGATTTTGTCGGCACTGGTCTCCGAAAGCGCAGCTCCCCGACAGGCGGTTCCGCGTACGGAATTCCCAAGTACCGTGCCACGTCTATGCCTTCCACCTCCTCAATGACCCCCCTTACATGGCCGTTGAGTGTTTCAGTCGTGATGTACCTGTCTGCTGGAACGCCGGTCGTAGCGATGAAAAGAATGAGTAGCTCTGCTGGCACCGCTGAGAGCATGGCTGACTGGCGTACGACTTGTGGTCCACCTTCGAGTCGTGAGCGGTTATTTGTGGCCTGTATACGGTGCGCCCTTGACTGTGAAAGACAAAGTTCCTGCTGACATGACTCAAAGTTAACGGTGCGTATCACACAAAAAAACCTTCAGGAGCCTTTAATCGTCACTATATACGAGCGCACTGAACCTTGCATTATTAATGAAGGTAAAGAGCTTTGCCTTCGCGCACTAGTGATTGCCTCGGAAAGCCACAATTAATCATTGCCAAAATGCTTGTGTAGACTTATCTTTATCCACAGCACAGATAAGAATAACTAGTTCTCAATCAAATTTATGTGAAGGGACTGAAAGAGGACTGTCTCGAGTTAATTACACGGTATGTGGCAAAAAATAATTCTTGCTGGCCTAAACTCAAAGGAGAGGTGCGCACCAGAAATTATGTGATAATCGCCAATTCGCTATTTAATGAACAAAAGTTAAGTGATCAAATCTAATTGGTAACGTTAGCACGCACATTCCAATTGCGAAATTGAAACCACTCAGTGCTTGTGTGCTTAGTAGAAGCCATGTGCACTTAGTAAAAATCCCGacaacaccagtttcgagatattcatctCCAAGATTATCAACAAAAGGCATCGGTATTTCACCTTTAATACTGTCCCACGTAGCCCAAAGGTAGCCTTATGGGAAACGGTAAGCAGTATACCATTGCACTGCGCCGTACGTTCGGGGATGGTCATATCGAAACCGGTGACCATCTCTGGACAGTCTGGGGATTCGTAGTTAAGAACAACCATATTCTGGATTAAAGTGCTGGTTAGCGAAATAATACAgttaaattattattatatttattatttatgtcACTTCAATGTCTGCCGCTGCTGTAAATCTTAACCAGCAATAATTATCACTCTCTCTTAAGTCCATTGTTCTCTTATTACTTGGAGACAGTCGTCTCTCAAACATATGGTGTCCCATAACATTTAATGAACAGAGCACTTCAAATCGAAGAATCACTTTCGATGTATATCCCAAAGATTTCAAGTAACGTGGCAGTAACTTGCGCTTTATATCGTTGCAATTTTAAGATCTTCCAATCTATATGAAGCGTTTAGAGGAACACAGTGCGTCTAGATTGCAACTGACCTTTGGTTTCGGTAGTGAGGAATCACATAATATTGGCGACAGCTCTTAGCTGGAGCAGTACGTTAGAGTGGTCACGCGTACGGGCTTGCAACGTGTCTTGATGCTGCAACGTTTAAATGctaaaaaggacaaaaaaaaaactgttagtACACTATAGGAATGTCCTTTCCGAAGTACATTGAAGGCACCTTCTTGAAGCAAGTAGATTTTATTGAGAtaacgattgattgattgatcgattgattgatcgattggtTGATTTATTGGTTGCACCTCGTTATAACCGACGCTGTAGTCTACGCTTTAGAATTAATTTTAACCGCATGGCGGCCTTTAACAAGCGTAAGAAGTATATTTCATCTTACTATATAACAcgcaatatatcgcgaaatataTGGCGAAATATATCCACGgaaaagtataaagttacctgtcaagaaaggggtcaggcaaggagacacaatttctccaatgttattcactgcatgcttaaataagtattcaagcttttagactgggaaggcttaggagtaggttaaacggtgaatatctcagcaacctttggtttgcagatgacattgtcctattcagcaacaatggggacgaattacagcaaatgactgagggccttaaccgagaaaatgtaagagtggggttgaaaattaatatgcagaagacaaagataatgttcaatagcctggcaagggaacaagaattcaggatcgccagtcagcctccagattgtgtaaaggagtacgtttatctatgtaaattactcacaggggaccctgatcatgagaagggaacttacagaagaataaaactgggttggagtgcatacggcaggcattgccaaatcgtgacttgtagcttaccactgtcattgaaaacaagagtgtacaatcattacattccaccggtgctaacatatggggcagaaacttggaggttaacaaaggagctcaagaacaagttaaggaccacacaaagagcgatggaacgaaaaatgttaggtctaacgttaagagacaggaagaggatgtggatcagagagcaaacgaggatagccgatattctaattgacattaagagggaaaaaatgtagctggggaggccatgcaatgcgttggatggataaccagtggaccattagagttacagaatggataccaagagaagggaagcgcagtcgaggacggcagaaaattaggtggggtgatgaagttagaaaatttgcaggtgcaagttggaatcagcaagcacaagacaggggtaattggagatcgcagggagaagtcttcgtcctgcagtggacaaaaatataggctgatgatgatgatgatgatgatgatgatgatgatgatgatgatgatgatgatgatgatgatatcgtgTGA
This genomic stretch from Dermacentor silvarum isolate Dsil-2018 chromosome 2, BIME_Dsil_1.4, whole genome shotgun sequence harbors:
- the LOC119440640 gene encoding cholinesterase 1, which codes for MLSAVPAELLILFIATTGVPADRYITTETLNGHVRGVIEEVEGIDVARYLGIPYAEPPVGELRFRRPVPTKSWRPTTLDALEFASPCAQANGSLPPVPWLVNRDQVKEDCLYLNVWSPVGRPKPLGVLFWIHGGGYRTGTASASLYDSKALAAVGDIVVVSINFRVGSFGFLYTGPGSSSGNYALWDQHLGLLWVRDNIAQFGGDPGRVTVYGESAGSIGIGALLVAPRNAGLIRRAIMSSGSNYWLVPPQNVVGHSYTDRIAKYVGCLDQSKPSSKTHPEEVIECLRRAPVAKIIDAEDTQFSTELVTFTPSHGDDYLPLPELDAIARGLFIPLESILAGGMTEEGSMFVYFWGPSFANISSGPQLRKQEVADFAARHYFGFLPKATQSMITGSYLRRVPGVSDWRGNLRALMDTLGDFVIFCPTKFYSEAFAKTNRPVYFYVFDYQYKRGLWPPWMGATHFEDLQFTFGMPFRFPERYSDADREQSRVCMQVIGSYVDTGKPAVPGGGEWPTFTKEQPLHVFLRAVNASIGSDFHGEGCDVYRTLYKVLGVPVP